Within the Planctomycetota bacterium genome, the region CGACCAAGTCGTGAAGATGCTCGGGACGTACCGCGCGATGCGGCCGTCGCCCGCGCGGGCGATCCAGTTCTCCGGCGGCGAGCCGACCCTTCACCCCCGCTTCCTCGATTGCCTCCGCGCCGCGCGCGACGCCGGCTTCTCCCACATCCAGATCGCCACCAACGGCCTGCGGTTCGCCCGCGAGCCGGACTTCGCCCGCGAGTGCGAGGACGCCGGACTCCACGACGTCTACCTCCAGTTCGACGGCACCACCGACGACGTTTGGGAGAAGACGCGCGGCCGGCCGCTCATGAAGGAAAAGGAACAGGCCGTCGAACGCATCAGCCGGACCGACATGAAGATCGTCCTCGTCCCGACCATCGTCCGCGGCCTGAACGATCACCAGGTCGGCGACATCGTCCGCTACGCCCTCGCGCGCATCGAGACCATCGCCGGCATCTCGTTCCAGCCCGTCGCATTCACCGGACGCATCGACGCGGCCGAACGCCTCCGCCAGCGCTATACCCTGACGGACCTGGCGCACGACGTCGCCCGCCAGACCGGCATCGGCGACCCCTACGAGGACTGGTTCCCCCTCTCGTGCGTCCAGCCGTTCACGCGCCTCTTCGCGGCCGTCAAGGGCGAGCCCAACCTCGTCATGTCCTGCCACCCCCACTGTGCGCTCGGGACCTACCTCTTTGTCGGGACCGACGGCCGGGCCGTCCCCATCCCGCAGTTCTTCAACCTCAAGGGCATGCTCGACGACATGTGGGCGCTGGCCGAGAAGACCGAGCGGAGCCGATTCAAACTCTTCCGCAAGGTCCAGGCCTTCCTCGCCCTGCGGCGTCATTTCCGCCCCGACCGCGCCCCGGCCGGCATGACGTTCGACGGCTGGCTCCACACGCTGAACGGCATGACCGACAAACGCGTCGGCCGCGGCCAGGCCGGACGAAAAACCTTCCGAAGCCTCCTCGTGGCAGGCATGCACTTCCAGGACCGCTACAACTACCAGACCGACCGCTCACGCCGATGCGTCATCCACTACGCCGACCCCGACGGCCGCCTCTACCCCTTCTGCACCTACAACGCCGGGCCCGAGTATCGCTACAAGGTCGAAAAGAAGTTTGCCCTGACACCTGACCAATACCGCGCTCGCCATGACGCCTGACCAGATGCACAACGGCTCTCGTGTCCTTCGCCGCTCGTCATTCGGATTTCGTCATTCATTCGGTATTCGGATTTCGGGCTTCGTCATTCTCCTTGCCCTTCTCGCCGCCGGATGCTTCAGCCCA harbors:
- a CDS encoding radical SAM protein, which gives rise to MNPLLGEELRETAEAKCTYAGRPIPPLARGLPKEVESVCPECLRLITAHLFEKDGKVRMEKTCPEHGLFEDIVWSDARLYLKAEQFHYADGDGVENPNTRATSECPNQCGLCEDHASNTALGNIDLTNRCDLQCPICFANSNAAGYVYEPTFDQVVKMLGTYRAMRPSPARAIQFSGGEPTLHPRFLDCLRAARDAGFSHIQIATNGLRFAREPDFARECEDAGLHDVYLQFDGTTDDVWEKTRGRPLMKEKEQAVERISRTDMKIVLVPTIVRGLNDHQVGDIVRYALARIETIAGISFQPVAFTGRIDAAERLRQRYTLTDLAHDVARQTGIGDPYEDWFPLSCVQPFTRLFAAVKGEPNLVMSCHPHCALGTYLFVGTDGRAVPIPQFFNLKGMLDDMWALAEKTERSRFKLFRKVQAFLALRRHFRPDRAPAGMTFDGWLHTLNGMTDKRVGRGQAGRKTFRSLLVAGMHFQDRYNYQTDRSRRCVIHYADPDGRLYPFCTYNAGPEYRYKVEKKFALTPDQYRARHDA